The DNA window AGAGCTGCTTAGCACATGGGAAGGAGcaattagtttgtttttttgttagaaACACTTCCTCTATGGTTTGTAAGGGATGCTTTCACCCCAGGCTGCTGCAAACTGTTCCGTCTTCCTCAGTTGCTCAGGGAAAGTGAGTTTGTAATAGAAATTTGAATGGCACTGATTGCACTGGGAATGCTGAGCAATCTAATGCTGGGACTTCTGGGTTAGTTTATTCAGTGACTGTGTATTGCTCCAATTGTTACTTCCACAAATAGAGATTTGCAATATATTTTGCTATCAAAATAAGCTTATGTTTTCTTGACTGTTCTTTCTTAATCTATGTTGTGCTGGAAATAACGCTGACCTATGGCTTCCTTCAGACTGTGCACCTTAGTTCTCAAGCAATGAGTGCGTCTGTAGGGCTGTAAGCCTGTATAATTTAAGAATGCAAGTTGCCACTGTTACTTGGCTGAAcctatttaaatgtttaaaatgtgaatgTACTTTAGAAACACTTCTGACTCCAACCTGGGCTTTGATGTATGTGCTGCCTTGTGTGTTATTTTAAGTACAGCTCACATGaacttctcttcattttttgcCTGTGGGTAGTTTTGACATATGCAGGAAGTAtcacctcttttctttttgcagccaAAGTGATCATCCATCAGACGCTCAGCGTTTTAGAAGATATTGTAGAAAGTATCTCTGGAGAATCCACCAAATCTCGGCAGATCTGTTATCAGTCGCTGCAAGAATCCGTGCAGGTCTCACTAGCCCTCTTCCCAGCTTTCATTCATCAGTCAGGTATAACCATAGGACAGGTTTAATGCTGTGAGTAGCTTTATCACCTCCCAATAACACCCAGAGCCCATCAGTGTAGGGTCATGGTGTTCATGTGAAGTGTGTGGGCTTGCTGTGCAATGCAGGTCTGTCCTGGTGGGTGGGTTGAttcagaagaggaaagggagatgTGGTGTCATCTACAACACAGTCATGAGGACTTGTCACACTTCCAGTGGGTGGAGATGCCCTTTGTTGTGTTCAGGCAGTGAAAAGGAATGGAGCTTTTCATGAGCACAAAAGAGCTTTCAAATACTACACCTATGATGGGCTCCTAAGAtgtccaggttggatgggacctggGCAAAACCTGGTGatgtggcagccctgcccactgCAGGAGGGCTTGGAACTGTctggtctttaaggtctcttccaacccaagtcattctttGAGTCAATGTAACTAGGACTGCTGCTTGGCAATCTTATAGCCAGCTCTTACATTTTGTGTCTGATCACttgcatggggctgcagcagctttgtgaGGAGCCACTCATTCCAGAACAAACTTCTGGAGTCAGGTGGCATCTTGTCAGTGAAATGCCAATACAAAGACACAGAAAGGATCCAAGGCAGCAAACTGTGACTCCAGTGAATTGCTGCCTTCACTTGCATGAGGCTGCTCACCCATTTTGTGTTGGCTATAAAAGGCTGTATGAAGCAGGACCTGAGTGGTTGCAGCTTACTGTGGCTGTTCAGTAAAGCATACTGGGATTAGCTGCGGTGCAGTGCAACTCTGTGCTGAGAATCACCTCTGAAGTCAGAAGGATTTTCTCAGAGCCTCCCCccgaaaaaagaaaaaaagctgaattctcTCTCTTGGCCACTTCAAGCTGTACTGAGCTGTTGTGGATTTCCTTGCATTTCCTGTTAACCctgtgtgcagggagctgctgaagCCCAGGCCATTGCAAGAGCTTTCTCCAAGCTGTCTGTGTAGGCAGACAGACCCAGGGCCCTTGTACTTATTCTGTGGTGTTGATGCTGACTGTACTTGTCCAAGTATTGATTTCAATTTCTAATGGCGAAGCTGCTGCTAATTTTTCAGGAATAAATGGGATTCCCTGTACAGGAGGAGCAGATACCACATAAAAGACTTTTTCATGTGTTTGAATGTTGCCTTAACGCactctgtttgctttcctgttctGCCTTAGATGTGACGGATGAGATGCTGAGCTTCTTCCTCACTTTGTTTCAAGGACTGAGAGTGCAGATGGGAGTGCCTTTCACTGAGCAGATCATACAGACTTTCCTAAATATGTTCACCAGGTATTGTTTTGTGCTGGTCACTTTTTTCTCATCCCTGGTGATGGTTTATCTTGGCCAGCTAACTAAACACATCCCAGTCCCTAAAGAAAAGAGTGTTGCACTTCTTCCTCTGCATCCAGGTTTTAGTGACCCAGTCTGTGCATGATGGCCCATGTACCTGATGTGCTGTTTCAGCTTTCCCAGAGACTTGACAGTATTGGGAGTGTGTGATACTGAACACTGGACTCTGGCATTACCTGTATCAGCCAGTGTTTTTGTGCACCCCTGTTATCCCTAAAGCTTCTGTGAGGGAAAAGCGTCTATGAGTCCTTAGTCAATACCTACCTCCCTTCCGTGACTTAATGTTCTTAGGCTGTATTAGTTGAGGAAGCTTAGAGACACTGTCTGCTTCCCTTTCAATTTGGTAGGTAAGCATTGCAGATCTCAGGGAAAGATTCCATCCAGcaacttcattttttgttgcagagagcagctggcagagagCATCCTCCATGAGGGCAGCACTGGCTGTCGGGTGGTGGAGAAGTTTCTGAAAATTCTGCAAGTGGTGGTGCAGGAACCAGGCCAAGTATTCAAGCCTTTTCTACCCAGTGTCATTTCACTGTGCATGGAGCAGGTGTACCCCATCATTGCGGAGGTAGGAGTGCTCTCACACCAGGTGAACACAGAGGGGGAAGTGAAGGCcttgctggggctgtggggagcaaGTGAGGGCTTTGCTTTCCAGGAGCTGTAATGTCAGTCCCAGCACAGGGAGAGTTGGGGAGTTTGGAAGCAGTGTGGGTGGAGGGTTTTGTCAGAGGTTGTTGAATACACTGAAGGTACAGACATGCTCAGAGCAGGAGGTAAAACAAAACTGGATTATGTGTTCTTAGCATGAAGGTGTGATCCAGCAGTTGCTGAGGTTGATGCCTTCCATAGAAGGAAATCCTTCATTCTGGTACCTCGGCTGCAGAGTGCTCCTGGAGGGCCACCACCACAGAGCAGGGTGCTGCCAACAAAGTAACCCAGGGCATAAGTGGGATTCCAGCATAGGAGCCTCTTCTGAGGCGTTCTTCTTTCCTCCTAGCGCTCATCTCCTGAtgtgaaagcagagctgttcgAGCTGCTTTTCAGAGTCCTCCATCACAACTGGCGGTACTTCTTCAAATCCAGTGTTCTGGCCAGTGTCCAGAGGGGAGTGGCAGAAGAGCAGATGGAGAATGAAGCACAGTTCAGTGCCATCATGCAGGTAACTCCACTATAGTAGTTTAAGAGCCGTTTCTGCAACAGAACGCGCACTGCTTTTGGCAGGGCATTAAATGTGGCTGTTTTATGCAGaaccacagggaaaaaaaatcagccccCTCATGAGCAGCCTGTTGCAGCCTGCCTGGTGTGGGGCCCTTTTGCAGAGCAAATAGCAGCATGCTCACACTGTGCTCTGGAAGCAAAGAGCAGGTGGCAGTCAGAGGGCAGTGAACCCCAGAGCAGAGGGCCACGTGTCAGGCTGCAAGAGGGGAAGGCTCTGTTGAGCTGCCCTGTCCAGAAGTGCTTATGGAGGCTGGGTACCTTCTGGTAGACGTGTGAGGAGGGAGCTCTTGTGCTGATTCTCCTCTCTGGGCTTTCTTTACTTTAGCATTATTGTCAATGGAGACCAGAGCTGTCCCTGTCCTGAGCTACccaagcttctttctttttgtcctgtAGCAGCTTAACATTTCATCACTTGCCTCAGCATCTTGTTTTGGGAGAGACATTGGTGGACTTGTCTCAGTatcagctgcaggctgcttggTACTGCTGGGCCAGTTTTACTGCTTGGGTACTGCTGCTTTGGTGCAAAAGCTGAGTGTTCTGTGAGTGGTTCTGCCCGTCAGGTTTGATATTCACTATGGTATCAATCCCTTCCCTTCAATTCTGCTTTGCAGGCATTTGGTCAGTCCTTCCTGCAGCCCGACATTCACCTGTTCAAGCAAAATCTCTTCTACCTGGAGACACTGAACACCAAGCAGAAGCTGTACCACAAGGTGGGTCTGAGCTTTTACCAGTGGGCAGGTGCAGTTCTGAAACTGGGAGCAGTGCCAAGCAAAGGGCGATTAAAGGCGAGAGCATTCCAATCCAAGGGGGCTGGAAATGGCTTTGTAATAGTGGAAGGCTGCCTGTCAGGCTTCCACGTGTCTCGCAAACTGAAGGTCAGGATTTGGGGCTTGTTTACTGCATCCTTTGCTGTGGTTGTGGTGAAGATGTTGCTGGTCAAAGTGAAGGTGCCTGACTGTGTCCTCCTCTCACCGTGCAGAAGATCTTTCGGACAACCATGCTGTTCCAGTTTGTGAACGTGCTGCTCCAGGTGCTCGTCCACAAATCCCACgacctgctgcaggaggagattGGCATTGCCACCTACAACATGGCCTCGGTGGACTTTGATGGCTTCTACTCAGCCTTCCTCCCTGAGTTCCTGGCCAGCTGTGACGGTGTGGACTCCAACCAGAAAAATGTGCTGGGAAGGAATTTCAAAATGGACAGGGTAAGAATGGAGAGCACTGCAGGAGGGGGCAAGGATTCCTGGGCTGGGCAGTGCTTCTCTCAGAGTGTGGTGGCCAATAGCCATGGGCTCCTTAGTGGTACCATTGGTACAAATACTTGTGTAGTCAGCAATGCCCTCACATTGGATTCGTTGCTGTAGGTAGCAAAGTTGCCATCTCATCTCTTGGACTTATTCCGTGGGAGTGAGAGCTCTGATACAATCCCTAGGGGGAGCTGAGCTTTCATCAGGGTAGCCTGACATTTGCTAGTGGGACACAGATCCTTACCAAAGCCTTGCTCCAGCTGCTAGCCAGATGTTGGAGGGTTATGGCCACAGCCGGGGGAGCTGCCACCTCCCTCTGGAGCATCATAGCAGTACAGCTGGCTTTCAGTCTGCTGAAGTTTCATTGTCTGCTGATGGTTCCTCTCCCATGAGAGACGCTGGGGATTTGAGACCCATGGAACTACATGGGGGCACTGGGCGCTCCCTTTCTGTTCCCTGCTGCCCTACGGCCTGTGGGTATTGATGTGCTTGTGGTACAACTTGTTGTTGGttcccttccaggacctgcCATCGTTTACCCAGAACGTGCACAGACTGGTGAATGACCTGCGTTACTACAGACTTTGCAATGACAGTTTGCCCCCCGGAACTGTGAAACTATAGTTACTGCACTGGACTCGTGTTCTGATCACTGTAGGGAACAGATCCACGTCTCGTTTTTGCCACCACCTTCTCTCCTGGCTGCTTTGTCAGCACTGCGGGTGGGCACATCTGTTTGGATTCATGCACCACGCTTCCTTCTCTCCCATCCCAAAGGCCGCAGCTGGCTcggtgctggctgcaggatgTGTCTCAGCTCCTATATGCGGGGCATGGCACCTTGCCGGGCTTTGTTCCACCTGCAGAGCACCCAGAGATGTCAATGGAGCCGTCTTGAGAGACCTTGTGTGTCCCAATGGTGAGGCAGGAGCGCCAAAGACTGCTTCAGCCAATTGAACCTTCATGTCATTCCTGCCCCCTCCCCTGCCCAgctgtgggaggaggaggaggggtcTGTGATGTGATGTCGGAACTGTCTGGGCACTTCTGTCACtccctttgttttttaaattgccTTGAAAACCTCCCTGCTGTCAGCGCGGGGATCAGAGACTTCTTCGGgggtttgttttgatttaattttgttttttaagacgTTTTCTCATCATTCCATTGTGATACTAAACCAACGTGCTTCATGGAAATAAAGTGCTTACTTCGTTGTtttaaagaacttccctctgtTGTAGTTGCCCTGCAGGTTGTCACCGAGCTGTGCCCAGCGCCTTCGCCTTCCACCTGTGTTCCCTGCTGGGATCTCTGCTCCCTTGGCATCCTGCTCTCTGAATACATCGAGATCAGCCCACAGGAGGAACATCCCCAAACATGTGAGGTTGTGTCACAGGGCATCGTGTGTTGGAGGAGTGTGAGGTTAAAGCCTCTGTGCCAATCCAGACAGGGTGAGATGCTGGAGCTCTGTGTTCCCTGTTGGGGCCTGAGTTCACCTTGGAACCTTCACAGCTGTGGCTGTAAGGGTTGATGGCTGCACACAGGCAGCTGGAAGGGCTGAGGGTAAGGGCTGGtcccagcacctgcagctcctaCATGGAAGGGGCTTCACCTGCCCCTCTGCCAccccagtgctctgtgctggtgctgatGCTTCTTGCAAAACGTTTGgttgctcttctctgtttgCTGACCGAGGGTGAAAGTGCGTGTTTTTCCCTGGCTGAGCCGGGATCaagggcagcagctggcaggggGCCAGAGCCCGGCATGGGACCCGCGAGCCCTTCGTGCTGCTGGAACCCGgttctccttccctgctgtcTGAGGTGCTTGTTGGGATCCGTGTGATTCCCCGAGCTGTTCAGCGCTGCAGCTCGTGTCCCTGCCCGCAGAGCAGCGGGGCTGTGGTTCCCACTACTCATCCCTCTCCCCGCAGCCCTCGTTGGGACACGGGATGTTCCCATGGCCGGGGCTCCCCGCAGCCGCGGCTGCTTTAAGGGGAGGGCCGAGCCGGTCCCGCCGGGCCCTTAAAGCCTCCCCGCGGGGCGGCCGGGCTCCGCTCCGAACCTCCCGGCCCGGCCATGGGCTCCCTGGGGCGCTGCCTGGCGCGGGGGCTGCTGCGGGGTCAGCCCGGCATCCGCCGCTCCTTCGGGCCGCCGCGCTGCTACGGCTCCGGTGAGACCCGCCCCGACCCTGCGGGCGGTCCCCATCCCCGTCCCATCACATCCCCGTCCCGGTCACATCCCCTTCTGCCCCTAAGGACCAGTCTCCATCCTTCCCCCTGTCCCATCCCTGTCTTATCCTTGGGGACCTCTCTTTCTCCATCCCCTTCCAGAGCCCCATCCCGGCATCCCATCTCCTTGGGGTTTGGCGCTGGGATCCTCGGGTGCAGATATGGAGCATCCCCCAGGGAGCTCTCGCTCACAGCCATCCCCTTTCCTGTCCCCTGCTCCTCCTGTCCTCAATGCTTGTGGCAGCTTTAGGGCATGTGCCCCCCTCATTCCATCCTTGGGGCATCGCAGGGACAGCGGGGATGGGGTCAGGGTTTGGAGActgggatagggatggggatggggatagggataTAGGTAGGGATGGGGATTGcagatggggctgtgcagcagcagtgaccCCATGGCCTCCAGCCCCCCCAGAGCTGCGGGAGCAGACGTTGGTGTTGGTGAAACCAGACGCGGTTCAGCGCCGGTTGGTGGGGGATGTGATCGGGCGCTTCGAGCGGCGCGGCTTCAAGCTGGTGGCCATGAAGCTGCTGCAGGTACCGGTGCTATGGGGTTGGGTAAGGGTGTGGACTATGCATGGACTCCTCTGGGTGTCCCCACATCACCCCGTGGTGCTGCCAGGCGGATCGGGGCCTCCTGGACCAGCACtaccagcacctgcagcagaaGCCCTTCTACCCCGCGCTTCTGGCTTACATGACCTCGGGGCCACTGGTGGCCATGGTGAGCAGCTGCCGTCACCCCATGGCATCTCACCCCATTGcggagggggctgtggggctcagcTGTCCCCATCCCGCAGGTGTGGGAGGGTTACAACGTGGTGCGCTCCACACGTGCCATGGTGGGGGACACGGAttcagcaaaggcagcagcGGGGACCATCCGGGGGGACCTCAGCATGCACGTCAGCAGGTAAAGGAGCACAGGGAGGGGGGCACTGAGACCCCTCACAGCCCCATTGGggagctcacagccccatccctgcacaggAACGTGGTGCACGCCAGCGACTCAGTGGAGACGGCGTTGAAGGAGATTGGGTTCTGGTTCCAACGGGATGAGCTGGTGGCCTGGGAGTGTGGGGACAGCCAGTACACGTATGGACCATGAGGGCATGGAGAACCCTGTGCTATTAAACAAtgctcctccctgctgcttccaTTGTTGGCACTGGGGTGTGAACTGGGAGGACTGGGAGGCAGTGGGATGATACTGGGGGCACTGGGCTGCTATTGAGGGACATTGCGATGCTACTGGGGGGCACTGGGATGCTATTGAGGGCAATGAGATGCTATTGGGGGATACTGGGAGGTACTGGGGGACACTGGGCTGCTATTGGGGGATACTGGGATGCTATTGAGGGACACTGGGATGTTACTGGGGGCACTGGGGTGCTATTGGGGTCAAtggacagcagcactgggat is part of the Coturnix japonica isolate 7356 chromosome 14, Coturnix japonica 2.1, whole genome shotgun sequence genome and encodes:
- the LOC107320908 gene encoding nucleoside diphosphate kinase, mitochondrial-like gives rise to the protein MGSLGRCLARGLLRGQPGIRRSFGPPRCYGSAPPELREQTLVLVKPDAVQRRLVGDVIGRFERRGFKLVAMKLLQADRGLLDQHYQHLQQKPFYPALLAYMTSGPLVAMVWEGYNVVRSTRAMVGDTDSAKAAAGTIRGDLSMHVSRNVVHASDSVETALKEIGFWFQRDELVAWECGDSQYTYGP